From a single Saimiri boliviensis isolate mSaiBol1 chromosome 15, mSaiBol1.pri, whole genome shotgun sequence genomic region:
- the SLA gene encoding src-like-adapter isoform X2 encodes MGNSMKSTPAPAERPLPSQEGLDSDFLAVLNDYPSPDISPPIFRRGEKLRVISDEGGWWKAISLSTGRESYIPGICVARVYHGWLFEGLGRDKAEELLQLPDTKVGSFMIRESETKKGFYSLSVRHRQVKHYRIFRLPNNWYYISPRLTFQCLEDLVNHYSEVADGLCCVLTTPCLTQSTAAPAVRTSSSPVTLRQKTVDWRRVSRLQEDREGTENPLGVDESLFSYGLRESIASYLSLTSEDNTSFDRKKKSVSLMYSGSKRKSSFFSSPPYFED; translated from the exons GACTGGACAGCGACTTCCTCGCCGTGCTGAATGACTACCCGTCTCCTGACATCAGCCCCCCTATATTCCGCCGAGGGGAGAAACTGCGTGTGATTTCTGA TGAAGGGGGCTGGTGGAAAGCTATTTCTCTTAGCACTGGTCGAGAGAGTTACATCCCTGGAATATGTGTGGCCAGAGTTTACCATGG CTGGCTCTTTGAGGGCCTGGGCAGAGACAAGGCCGAGGAGCTGCTGCAGCTGCCAGACACGAAGGTTGGCTCCTTCATGATCAGAGAAAGTGAGACCAAGAAAG GGTTTTACTCGCTGTCGGTGAGACACAGGCAGGTAAAGCATTACCGCATTTTCCGCCTGCCCAACAACTGGTACTACATTTCCCCGAGGCTCACCTTCCAGTGCCTGGAGGACCTGGTGAACCACTATTCTG AAGTGGCTGATGGCCTGTGCTGCGTGCTCACCACGCCCTGTCTGACACAAAGCACGGCTGCCCCAGCAGTAAGGACCTCCAGCTCACCTGTCACTTTGCGTCAGAAGACCGTGGACTGGAGGAGAGTGTccag ACTGCAGGAGGACCGTGAGGGAACAGAAAACCCACTTGGGGTAGACGAGTCCCTTTTCAGCTATGGCCTTCGAGAGAGCATCGCCTCTTACCTGTCCCTGACCAGTGAGGACAACACCTCCTTCGATCGAAAGAAGAAAAGTGTCTCCCTGATGTAcagtggcagcaagagaaaaagctCCTTCTTCTCATCGCCACCTTACTTTGAAGACTAG